The genomic stretch ACACAGGATCTTGTACGGCAACCAAATacatatttgcatgtttgtcaCTAGTTTACTATAAATTTTACATTAGAAAGTCACACTTACAACTTCTCTGGTCActtaacattaaataaaacgGCCATATCTGAATTTTACACATTAACCATTGGCGAAAAACACTTAACCCATGCACCTGTAAGAAGCATATACAAGAAAACTTGCAGACTGGACAGTAATTTACCATCGTTTCTATATTATGCTCTAAAATAAGACATTGTGATGTTCACTAGATGCTTTGGGCAGTAAATAAAAGCCATGTCTAAATTGGAAATACTATTATTAAACATCTAAAGAACGTCTAATCTGCAAGTTTTATACGTCTAGATAATCATCCAAGCTTTTAATCTGACTAGCTGTACGAGTAAGAGCCTTTGCATCTCATCATGCAGAATTTTTTTGGATGGGGGGGTGGTCTTACCCTTTCAGCAGCTCCTCATGTAGTTATACTAGGCTTTTAAAGTGGATCTGAGAGCTTGGGACACCAAAAAGGCTTTTCTCTTCTAAAACAAGGCAGGCCAGGCTGGTTTCTGAGGGAAAATGGCTCTGAGAGATGTTAACTCACCTTAAACTGAACCTGTGGGTCGTTCTCTGCCATTGtcggatgtgtgtgtgtctctgacgCAGCGCGACTCTGCAGGAGAGATGGCGGGAGGGTTAGCAAGAGCAGACAAAAGGCCGGAGCACGATCCCCCTCCCCACACGCGGTGCTGGAAACACGCACTAAAGCCACGGGACGGGCCGGGCCGGGAcatcacccacccacccaccagaATTCGGATACAGGCGCCAAGGGAGTGCGCATTAGCTGCGATTTACCCGTACAAGCACGTTAGGGCCGCGTTCAGCCCTCCTTTACGACCCACATGAGCGAGCCTGAACCGGCGAACCGGGCCTGTGAAACTGGTGACGACCACCGCGTTCCGGTCCGGTCCGGTCCGGTCCGGTCCAGTCCGgacccccctccccttcccgAGCTGGTTCTGCTGGCTGAGCGCCATGTCGCGCCGCTGCCGCACTTTTCTAGTTTCGACCAGAACCAAACCCGCCCGGCTAGCTTTCCCgtggctaatgctaaccagctagcGGGCTAGCTACCGACcggacaacaaaacaaaaaagcgCCAGGCCCCAGAAAGCCCAGACCGCCCTAAAACAAGCCCCCATCCCCTCCTAATAAGACCACCGGCAGCCCACCCTGCGCGATTAACGCCCAACAGGCCTAATAATTAATAACCCCGTGCACATCCGCGCTAGCAGCGTGCTAACCAGCCTAGCCACGCGATGCTACCGCGCTAAACACAGCCGAACAACGCCGTTAAAAAGGCCCGAACTGACCCCGGGTCCAGCTCAGACCCTGACCGAGCTCCACGCCAGACGCGGGGGGGTGCGTACGGGTGTGGAGGCGCGGGGTGCGAGCGCGCTAAAGGCTGGGGATTGCGCGCGGCGCTAGCTGTTCCTACCTGGACGCTCGTGCTCCGCTCTGCCGCGCGGTGAGAAAAGAGCAAATGGCACCGAGCGCGCGACTCTCAGCGCGGCCGCATTAACGCTTCCGCCCCAAGCACGTGACCGCGCGAACCCGCGCGCACCGCCACGCCACCGCGTGGCAGCTTGCAGCAACAACAGCTCTGAGCATGTGCCGTGGATGCTTGCTTCGTGGGATCCGGTCATTCTTCTTATTCATCTCTGACTCTAGTGGAGCTCCTAGGGTGACACAGCGTTTTTTAATAAGACGTGGCCACGAGTTTTGTATACTGAAGCCACAAGATGATACATCTAGACTGCAAATTATGTTTCagtggccacaaaataataaaatagggCTCTAAGTTTCTAGTGGCCatgaaataatatattgaggtcacAAAATTATATACTGGGGCCACAAATTAAGTTAATAGTGGCCactaaataatatattgaagccacaagataatacaGCTAGACTGCAAATTATGTTTCagtggccacaaaataataaaatagcgCTCTAAGTTTCTAGTGGCCATGAAATAATATCATAATGCCACAAATTAAACGTCTAGTGGCCATGAAATTATATATTGAGGTCACAAGATGTTATATTGGGGTCTGCAAATTAAGTTTCTAGTGgccattaaatattatattgaggccacaaaatgATATACTGGGGCCACAAATTAAGTTTAAAGTGGctacaaatacatattttttataatcTTGTAACCTTAATATATGATCTTCTTACCACAACTGCCTCTAAACTgcctatttattattttattctattattattaataaaattatatattgggGCGCAAATTAAGTTTATAGTGGCCACTAAATAATATACTgaagccacaagataatattttgGGCCCACAAAATTATATACTGGGGCCACAAATTAAGTTAACAGTGTCCAAGAGATAATATACTGAGCCAACATATTAAGTTTATAGTGGCCACGATATAATAAATTGAGGGCACAAAATGATATACTGGGGCCACAAATTAAGTTTAAAGTGGctacaaatacatattttttataatcTTGTAACCTTAATATATGATCTTCTGACCACAACTgcctatttattattttattctattattattaataaaattatatattgggGCGCAAATTAAGTTTAtagtggccacaaaataatatattaggGTCACAAATGAagtcttatttatttttcagttattaatcctaatgcataAACTATTGTGCATTATTTTTAACTGtttagtttagcatttttgttgtagagtcccacagggtttcAATTTATGGCCTATTAAACAGGTGTAAATTGTGACAGCAGTGTAGCTATaagagagtgtgagaaagaACAACGATACAATACTTTACAACACTAATATACAGGTCTAATTATCAATATTTCCAatactaaattaataaaaaaaaataaaaatacttaatCCAATACTTCCAATACTTTAATTAATAAGGCTACTTCTTCTACGAATAATAAATGCACAGTAATTGGATTAATGCTCCCACATTATCTAACACATTTCacccataaaacacacacacacacacatttttttaaactttatttCTGAAAGTAAATCTATTATAGagtataataattacatttagctCTTTGAGTACTTGCGTACATTTGTGCGTGATTAGTGACCTCCTGTGAATGTGATTAGTGAGGTTTCAGTGCATTGGTACACGTTTTGAACAGTATGCATCACTAGGCTGCTTCTGAGCAGACAGTAAGTGTATTCTCTAAATTCTGATGACACAACACGTATGCGCTGGTTTGACCAAGCTCATGTGAAATGCTGTGTGTTCAGGAGTGTTTATCTGTACAGGTAGTCAGCCTGGATGTTGGCAGCGATCTCAGCCTCCCAGCGATCTCCGTTATTCAGCAGCTTCTCCTTATTATAAAGCAACTCCTCATGTGTCTCAGTGGAGTACTCGAAATTAggaccctgagagagagagagagagaggtggggtaattgaaaaagagagagaaatggaacaGGACAGGATGCTGAACACATTCAGGAGCAGTATCAGTGTGTGTACCTCCACAATTGCATCTACAGGGCACGCCTCCTGACAGAATCCACAGTAGATGCATTTTGTCATGTCGATATCATAGCGAGTGGTTCTTCTGCTGCCATCAGCACGGGTCTCTGCTTCAATTGTGATGGCCTGCGagacgcacacacatacacacacttcattaTTTCGCTGAACGAAGTGGCCCTAAATCTgtgttttatacacacacacacacacacacatacaatatgttaaaaatggttgcggacactccttctaatgagtgcattcagctacctgtagagaagtactgccaattgaataggactctctggagcagataagcatgaacttattggcaccatgcctaatgccaggcatagaggtggtataaagccccccagcattgagctgtggagcagtggaagaactgtgttttctgcaaTGATGATACTTTTTAGATGAGTTAGAGGTGGGgttggtaatcatccaacatcctgacctcactagcgcttgttactgtcactgaaagcagcctagtagaaagccttcttccctggacagcagagacagttatggtttcgaaagaaacaatgaatgagcaggtgtcccaatacttttgtccatatagggtgtgtatgtatacatagaAAGAACACAGTCGGCttacattgctttgcatgtagtgaCTGATTAATAATCCTTAGGGTGTAACAAACATTATGGAGCATAAAGGGTTaatgcagtaacagcctctattaTTCTTGGAAGGTTTTACActaaatgttggaacattgctgtgagggtctGAGTGCAcgcagccacaagagcattatgTGTCTAAAAAATACTACAGATAGAtgactccactgctccacagtgcttttctgtgtgtgtgtgtgtgtgtgatatacactgtaataacactgtgtgtgtattatacCTGTGCTGGGCAGATGGCCTCACACAGTTTGCATGCGATACAGCGCTCCTCTCCATTAGGGTATCTGCGAAGTGCATGTTCTCCACGGAAACGAGGGGACAGGGGGCCTTTCTCAAATGGATAGTTTATGGTGGCCGGCTCTCGGAACAGGTAACTCATAGTCATGCCcagtcctacacacacacacacacacacacacacacacacaaataacaaCAGTCTCATTTTTCTCGCAGCACATATCTGCATATTCTTAGCTGGGTAGTTTGCATACTGGGTAGCTTGCAAATCATGATGTGAACAGCAGATGCAAGGTCACTCACTGACCACAGGACTGGTGTCAGTAGAGATGATCTAACACTAAACAATACACTACACTGTTCTTCTGATCAAGGGTATTGATTACGGCCCCATTTGCTGCAGTATCAACCATGTTGGAACATTACTGTGAGTATTCGATTGCATTAAGCCataagagcattggtgaggtaaggtgctgatgttggataattagCTGTGGCaatccaactcatcccaaagttaCTGGAAGGAGCTctatcactccaaagaacacagtgtagcccaatgctgaggggcttttaACCCCATAAAGCCAGGACTTGGCATTGGACAAGAAGACCTTAGGCGCATTCGTGGCTGAGTGTCAGTAGTTTCTTTTTGTGAAGTTTACACAAGGTGTgtgcagcagtagtagcatAGTAGCTGAACACACTAATCAAAAGTGGGGGTTATGGACCATACACTTACCTCTGAAGAGTTCGGTCCACAGCAGAGTTTGGGCCGCACGGTCAGTGACAGACGTCATGTCCAAGGGAATCTCCTGTGAGTTCACATATTCTtgcagagagaaaagagagacaatTATAAGGcaattatatcattatatagtTTGTAGGGATTGGGAACAGCAGGTTTCTTTAGAAGAAGGGCATCATTAGTCATGCTATACTGCAAATCATTGTACTCACTGTTTTAAACAATATTTCTTAATAGTGGCACTGATGGTGTTTGTCTGTTCCAACTTATCAAATCTGCGAAAATATAGTGATATACATAAGCTGTGTTCCAAATACAGCCTACGCAGACCTTGGTTACCCACAGTTCACCACACAGATGGCACAGAAATG from Salminus brasiliensis chromosome 19, fSalBra1.hap2, whole genome shotgun sequence encodes the following:
- the ndufs8b gene encoding NADH:ubiquinone oxidoreductase core subunit S8b; this encodes MSTALRLLYSSRPGTFATGPVLVRAFSITVQREGYKYVNSQEIPLDMTSVTDRAAQTLLWTELFRGLGMTMSYLFREPATINYPFEKGPLSPRFRGEHALRRYPNGEERCIACKLCEAICPAQAITIEAETRADGSRRTTRYDIDMTKCIYCGFCQEACPVDAIVEGPNFEYSTETHEELLYNKEKLLNNGDRWEAEIAANIQADYLYR